The following proteins are encoded in a genomic region of Arachis ipaensis cultivar K30076 chromosome B02, Araip1.1, whole genome shotgun sequence:
- the LOC107628098 gene encoding gibberellin 20-oxidase-like protein — MSSKSNNNKAYYYADLPILDISQPLEESSLESLSKACKEWGFFHIINHGISKDLCNQLHSLSKCLFSLPSDTKLKLGPFSNVKSYTPPFIASPFFESLRVNGPDFYLSAKSSEDVLFHRTNSKFSETLQEYCSKMAELCEKIVKIVLMSIGEGFEKMFYDDEFRKCHGYLRINNYSAPEEEREEVEGLGMHTDMSCITILYQDEIGGLQVKTNDGEWIDIKPSEGTLVVNIGDMLQAWSNDKLRSSEHRVVLKQPCVNRFSLAFFWCFEDHKVIVAPNEVVALHHANKRFYSPFLCLDYLKFRENNQKGSFEKVGFTVRDFAGI, encoded by the exons ATGTCATCAAAATCCAATAATAATAAAGCTTATTATTATGCTGATCTTCCAATTTTGGACATATCTCAGCCATTAGAAGAATCTTCATTAGAATCTCTCTCCAAAGCTTGCAAAGAATGGGGTTTTTTCCACATAATCAACCATGGAATCTCCAAAGATCTATGCAACCAGCTTCATTCACTGTCCAAATGTCTCTTCTCTCTCCCATCTGATACCAAGCTTAAGCTTGGGCCTTTCTCTAATGTCAAATCTTACACTCCACCCTTCATTGCTTCTCCATTCTTTGAGAGCCTCAGAGTTAATGGACCTGATTTTTATCTCTCTGCTAAGTCTTCTGAAGATGTTTTATTTCACAGAACCAATTCCAAATTCAG TGAAACTTTGCAAGAATATTGTAGCAAGATGGCAGAACTGTGTGAGAAGATTGTGAAGATTGTGTTGATGAGCATAGGTGAAGGATTTGAGAAAATGTTCTATGATGATGAATTCAGAAAGTGCCATGGATACTTAAGAATAAACAACTATTCAGCCccagaagaagaaagagaagaagttgAAGGACTTGGAATGCACACAGACATGAGTTGCATAACAATCTTATACCAAGATGAAATTGGAGGGCTTCAAGTGAAGACAAATGATGGAGAATGGATTGACATAAAGCCTTCAGAGGGAACACTTGTGGTTAACATTGGAGACATGTTACAAGCTTGGAGCAATGACAAGTTGAGATCTTCAGAACATAGAGTTGTTTTGAAGCAACCTTGTGTGAATAGATTCTCTTTGGCATTCTTTTGGTGCTTTGAGGATCACAAAGTCATTGTGGCACCCAATGAGGTTGTTGCTCTTCATCATGCCAATAAGAGATTCTATTCTCCCTTTCTTTGCTTGGATTATTTGAAGTTTAGGGAGAATAATCAAAAGGGAAGCTTTGAGAAGGTTGGTTTTACTGTTAGAGATTTTGCTGGAATTTAA